One part of the Candidatus Aquiluna sp. UB-MaderosW2red genome encodes these proteins:
- a CDS encoding biotin--[acetyl-CoA-carboxylase] ligase, which translates to MELNKSQQLVNWMRYLPSTDSTNLELARVQQIEPLPNFSALVAGSQTGGQGRLGRSWVSEPETSISLSLLLRSGAQISQLGFLTLMAAVSLDAAIKSFDSKIASGVKWPNDVLVLEKKVSGILAQIQPDGSLILGVGINLKKQLGAPDTSISLEELGISANFDEVLAAFLAQFRVRYAIFVQSPQLAILKTRNELLEVCLSLGQRVRAQMPNGQEILGRAIDIDELGQLVLESDEGIAISVAAADVWHLRN; encoded by the coding sequence GTGGAACTCAATAAATCGCAACAGTTGGTCAATTGGATGCGCTATTTACCGAGCACGGATTCGACGAATCTCGAGCTTGCTCGTGTGCAGCAAATTGAACCACTTCCAAACTTCTCAGCGCTGGTTGCTGGCTCGCAAACCGGGGGCCAAGGCCGGCTCGGCCGCTCCTGGGTTTCGGAGCCAGAAACTTCAATATCACTATCGCTTTTGCTGCGCTCTGGCGCGCAAATATCACAGCTTGGTTTTCTGACTTTGATGGCTGCTGTGAGCCTCGATGCGGCAATAAAGTCCTTTGATTCGAAAATTGCTTCGGGTGTTAAGTGGCCGAATGACGTGTTGGTGCTGGAAAAAAAAGTCAGCGGGATATTGGCCCAGATTCAACCCGATGGATCATTAATACTCGGGGTTGGGATAAATCTAAAAAAACAACTTGGAGCGCCAGATACGTCTATTTCTCTAGAAGAGCTGGGAATATCCGCAAACTTTGATGAGGTGCTGGCGGCTTTTCTCGCTCAGTTTCGGGTGCGCTATGCCATTTTTGTTCAGTCGCCTCAGCTCGCGATTCTAAAAACCCGCAATGAGCTACTGGAGGTTTGTCTGAGTCTTGGCCAAAGGGTGCGGGCACAAATGCCCAATGGCCAAGAAATACTCGGCCGAGCAATCGACATCGATGAGTTGGGTCAATTAGTTCTTGAATCCGATGAAGGTATTGCAATTTCAGTGGCTGCCGCCGACGTCTGGCATCTGCGAAACTAG
- a CDS encoding 5-(carboxyamino)imidazole ribonucleotide synthase: MPVVGVIGGGQLARMMHPAAIALGVELRVFSEESDSPAKSATTEIGDYLDFDRLKDFCQGLDALTFDHEHVPTALLERLEELGVKVRPGSRALIHAQNKLVMRERLTELGLPMPHWASVTSAADLESFISDFGPEIIVKTPIGGYDGKGVRVVESVDQVSDWLENIAQFGGVLLAEEKVEFIAEVAQLSARNPSGEFRAWPLVQTIQEHSVCSVVICPAPKEFDSIQAEEIARIVSQSLSVIGVLAVEMFVAKDGRLLINELAMRPHNSGHFSIEGSLTSQFEQHLRSVLDLPLGETHSLAPHAVMVNLLGVNQTNNFVDHYPSAMKEFPEVKFHSYQKTPRLGRKMGHLTVLGENASEIQRLGLAAREVLYRAE, encoded by the coding sequence ATGCCAGTTGTTGGAGTAATAGGCGGCGGCCAGCTCGCTCGCATGATGCACCCGGCAGCAATTGCTCTCGGGGTGGAGCTAAGAGTGTTTTCGGAAGAAAGCGATTCGCCTGCAAAAAGTGCCACCACCGAAATAGGTGACTATCTAGATTTTGATCGACTGAAAGATTTTTGCCAGGGTTTGGATGCTCTGACCTTTGATCACGAACACGTGCCAACCGCATTATTAGAGAGACTAGAAGAACTCGGGGTAAAAGTTAGGCCGGGCTCCAGGGCTTTGATTCACGCTCAAAATAAGTTGGTGATGCGCGAGCGGCTAACCGAGCTCGGTTTGCCGATGCCGCACTGGGCGAGTGTCACTAGCGCAGCCGATTTGGAAAGCTTTATCTCAGATTTTGGCCCAGAAATTATTGTGAAAACTCCGATTGGGGGTTATGACGGCAAGGGGGTCCGAGTTGTTGAGTCCGTAGACCAGGTGTCTGATTGGCTGGAAAACATCGCGCAATTCGGTGGGGTGCTGCTAGCAGAAGAAAAAGTTGAATTTATTGCTGAGGTTGCCCAGTTGAGTGCCAGAAACCCCTCGGGAGAATTCCGCGCTTGGCCTCTGGTGCAGACAATTCAGGAGCATTCGGTCTGTTCGGTTGTCATTTGCCCAGCTCCCAAAGAATTCGATTCGATTCAGGCCGAAGAGATAGCTCGAATTGTGAGTCAGAGCCTCAGTGTCATTGGGGTACTGGCTGTGGAAATGTTTGTTGCAAAAGATGGCAGGTTATTGATTAACGAGCTGGCAATGCGGCCGCACAACTCGGGCCACTTTTCAATTGAGGGCAGCTTAACATCGCAATTTGAACAGCATCTTCGGTCTGTTCTAGATTTGCCACTGGGCGAAACTCATTCGCTTGCACCTCATGCTGTGATGGTGAATCTGCTCGGTGTAAATCAGACTAATAACTTTGTTGACCACTACCCAAGTGCAATGAAGGAGTTCCCAGAGGTGAAATTTCACAGTTACCAAAAGACTCCAAGATTGGGCCGCAAGATGGGCCACCTCACAGTTCTTGGTGAAAATGCCTCAGAAATTCAGCGACTTGGGCTTGCGGCTCGCGAAGTTTTATACCGAGCCGAGTAG
- the purE gene encoding 5-(carboxyamino)imidazole ribonucleotide mutase, producing the protein MSKVAIVMGSDSDWRILEAAHLELKSFGIEVEVEVLSAHRTPETMLNWAKNASENGFSIVIAGAGGAAHLPGMIASATSLPVIGVPVSLSHLDGMDSLLSIVQMPAGVPVATVSIDGAKNAALLAIRMLGVSDLVIRSKMDQYREDLKLSVEQKNRSLKARLS; encoded by the coding sequence ATGTCAAAAGTCGCGATTGTGATGGGCTCAGATTCGGATTGGCGGATCTTAGAAGCAGCGCATCTTGAACTTAAGAGCTTTGGCATCGAGGTGGAGGTTGAGGTCCTAAGTGCCCATCGCACGCCAGAAACCATGCTGAACTGGGCCAAAAATGCTTCAGAGAATGGGTTCTCGATTGTGATTGCTGGAGCTGGCGGGGCGGCTCACCTGCCAGGGATGATTGCTTCTGCAACATCGCTGCCTGTTATTGGAGTTCCAGTGTCCCTGAGCCACCTAGACGGCATGGATTCGCTGCTGTCTATTGTTCAGATGCCAGCTGGTGTGCCGGTGGCTACGGTCTCGATAGACGGTGCTAAAAACGCAGCTCTGCTAGCGATTCGAATGCTCGGGGTGTCGGATTTGGTGATCCGAAGCAAAATGGATCAGTACCGCGAGGACCTGAAATTATCAGTTGAACAAAAAAATCGGAGCCTGAAAGCTCGCTTGAGCTAA
- a CDS encoding LysM domain-containing protein, whose protein sequence is MFRRALGLFTASFMAAVGLVALPVSAPVSVAAPNISAFDPGLIISDSVFFDSDSMTLPQIQDFLDSRVANCRATDAALNCLKDYLSEIPETPATAASQTGPCSAIPAKTNATAAEIIFAISNACGISPKVLLVTLQKEQGLVSSTKPTSYMYRAAMGFGCPDSDPAICGKVFVGLFNQLYRAARQFAWYGNPDGSFTYWKPGRTVAMRFNPKSSCGTKSFELRSQATANLYYYTPYTPNDAAMNNLYGRGDSCSAYGNRNFWRFFHDWFGSPIAGGYLIKAAGSDSYLIVDDKKYRVSDSRLIAALRPLGPLGEVSQGYLDSFTTEGDATQIIKLKDTGALHLLVDGIRYAVPNCEMAAQFGVDCNSAIELSSAQVNIFVNGGNLTQLVQTANGTKYWIENGQSRVVVDDLALSSVGASGISPTQMVIEQVSSLVPGSALASELVMFSLTGTKDKVIAAGGKSYRFVASLVQDVGFSKWFQESKVTLSAQAIAGGVEPDTIRGFVKDSGNNAFVLTENGKLPVADPSNWTQSIVSLPDSLLAAIPTSQGTLASPAMISSKGNRLSYFIQSGERRISGTTEVTNRFLNLLNQPSIIEVPRSAINTVPNVGTAIAPGSVVRATGTTQLFLVDDLNRKIPLRNSAQAISTIGTKTLDFTKAVIAGLETRAKLDTFKVQCDGSTFLLDRGVLYPISAASAQQFPGTPYPLALSTCAAMKLSERAVGQFIRDNRGVLFLIEDGKKSKISGWAHFAKLRGDGPGYVAATNFFAALIPTSGRAPATVQLASFENLPTGGFDEFGFAGSIPEVVNPTPSPTPSPTPSPTPSPTPTPKPTPVPSPTPSSTQAPVEPAETAEFVEYKVLSGDTLSGIGAKFGVSASTIQSFNSISNPRLIQIGQILKIPTAAGTSSAAQQVASPEPVVEIERTYQVQSGDSLWGIARKFSVSSTKLAEANGINNPNFIRVGQTLIIPN, encoded by the coding sequence GTGTTCAGAAGAGCTCTTGGATTATTCACTGCGTCCTTTATGGCGGCGGTTGGTTTAGTGGCCTTGCCGGTTTCGGCTCCAGTTTCGGTTGCCGCCCCAAACATCAGCGCATTTGACCCTGGTTTGATAATCAGCGACAGCGTATTTTTTGATTCAGATTCCATGACTCTGCCCCAGATCCAGGACTTTTTGGACAGTAGAGTGGCGAACTGCCGTGCAACCGATGCAGCCTTGAATTGTTTGAAGGATTATCTTTCGGAGATTCCGGAGACTCCGGCAACCGCCGCATCTCAGACTGGACCCTGCTCCGCGATTCCAGCCAAGACAAACGCGACAGCGGCTGAGATTATTTTCGCGATATCCAATGCTTGTGGAATTAGCCCCAAAGTTCTTTTGGTAACTCTTCAAAAGGAGCAGGGTCTGGTTTCTTCAACCAAACCGACTTCTTATATGTATCGAGCGGCCATGGGTTTTGGTTGCCCGGACTCCGATCCCGCAATTTGTGGCAAGGTTTTTGTCGGTTTATTCAACCAGTTATATCGAGCTGCCCGCCAGTTTGCTTGGTATGGCAATCCGGATGGCTCGTTCACATATTGGAAGCCAGGCCGCACAGTAGCGATGCGCTTTAATCCCAAGTCTTCTTGCGGCACAAAGTCATTCGAGCTTCGCAGTCAAGCTACCGCAAATCTTTATTACTACACCCCCTACACACCAAATGACGCCGCGATGAACAATCTTTACGGTCGCGGCGACTCCTGTTCGGCTTATGGAAACCGAAACTTCTGGCGCTTTTTCCACGATTGGTTTGGCTCGCCGATTGCCGGTGGTTACCTAATCAAGGCAGCCGGCAGTGACTCGTATTTGATTGTCGATGACAAAAAGTACCGAGTATCAGACTCAAGGTTGATCGCCGCGTTGCGGCCCTTGGGCCCATTGGGTGAGGTGTCTCAAGGTTATTTGGATAGCTTTACCACCGAGGGAGATGCCACCCAGATCATAAAACTCAAGGACACCGGTGCACTTCATTTACTTGTGGATGGCATTCGCTACGCGGTTCCAAATTGCGAAATGGCGGCTCAGTTTGGTGTGGATTGCAATAGCGCCATTGAGCTCAGCTCGGCTCAGGTAAACATATTTGTCAATGGCGGCAATTTGACCCAATTGGTGCAAACCGCCAACGGAACCAAGTATTGGATAGAGAACGGACAGAGCCGGGTAGTGGTTGATGATCTTGCCCTGAGCTCGGTTGGGGCTTCGGGTATTAGCCCAACTCAGATGGTTATCGAGCAGGTGTCAAGCCTGGTTCCTGGAAGCGCGCTTGCTTCCGAGCTAGTGATGTTTAGTCTGACCGGAACCAAGGATAAGGTAATCGCTGCTGGTGGCAAGTCCTATCGATTTGTGGCAAGTCTGGTCCAAGATGTTGGTTTTTCCAAGTGGTTCCAAGAATCAAAAGTAACCCTCTCGGCCCAAGCAATTGCGGGGGGTGTCGAGCCAGATACGATTCGGGGTTTTGTTAAGGACTCCGGTAATAATGCCTTTGTGCTTACCGAAAACGGCAAATTGCCAGTGGCTGATCCGTCCAACTGGACCCAGAGCATCGTGTCCTTGCCGGATTCCTTGCTTGCTGCAATTCCAACCTCGCAGGGCACGCTGGCTTCGCCAGCGATGATTAGCTCTAAGGGAAACCGGCTTTCTTATTTTATTCAATCCGGTGAGCGTCGCATCTCGGGCACTACAGAGGTCACCAATAGATTTTTGAACCTACTGAATCAGCCTTCCATAATCGAGGTTCCGCGCTCCGCCATCAACACTGTTCCCAATGTTGGAACAGCGATTGCACCTGGCTCGGTAGTGCGAGCAACCGGCACCACACAGCTGTTTTTAGTCGATGACCTGAATCGCAAAATACCGTTGCGAAACTCAGCCCAAGCGATCAGCACAATCGGAACCAAGACGCTTGACTTCACTAAGGCAGTAATTGCAGGGCTTGAGACCAGAGCGAAGCTTGATACTTTTAAAGTCCAGTGTGACGGCAGTACCTTTTTGCTTGATCGAGGTGTGCTGTATCCAATTTCCGCGGCCAGCGCGCAGCAATTCCCTGGAACCCCATACCCATTGGCACTATCAACCTGTGCTGCAATGAAACTCTCTGAAAGAGCGGTTGGGCAGTTCATTAGAGACAATAGGGGAGTCCTCTTTTTGATTGAGGATGGTAAGAAATCGAAAATTTCTGGCTGGGCACACTTTGCAAAGCTTCGTGGGGACGGGCCAGGGTATGTTGCAGCAACCAATTTCTTTGCGGCTCTAATTCCTACTTCTGGCAGGGCCCCGGCCACTGTCCAGCTGGCGTCTTTTGAGAACCTGCCAACCGGCGGCTTTGATGAATTTGGTTTCGCGGGATCTATCCCCGAGGTAGTAAACCCAACACCAAGTCCAACACCGAGTCCAACACCGAGTCCAACACCGAGTCCAACACCCACTCCAAAACCAACCCCAGTCCCGTCACCAACGCCTTCCTCGACTCAGGCACCAGTTGAGCCTGCTGAGACAGCCGAGTTCGTTGAATACAAAGTTCTGTCGGGGGACACGCTTAGCGGAATCGGCGCAAAGTTTGGCGTTTCAGCCTCGACTATTCAAAGCTTCAATTCGATTTCCAATCCTCGCTTGATTCAGATTGGGCAAATTCTAAAGATACCGACCGCTGCTGGAACCTCAAGCGCTGCTCAACAAGTTGCCAGCCCCGAACCGGTTGTCGAAATTGAGCGCACCTATCAGGTGCAATCTGGTGATTCGCTTTGGGGAATCGCTCGCAAGTTTTCTGTAAGTTCAACAAAACTTGCGGAGGCGAACGGCATAAATAACCCGAACTTCATTCGGGTCGGGCAAACCCTAATTATTCCTAACTAG
- the galE gene encoding UDP-glucose 4-epimerase GalE, producing the protein MKLLITGGAGYIGSHVVRVATQMGHECVVVDNLSTGVESRLNCKLINLDLATPDATTRLVKIMNEERFDAVIHLAARKQVGESVQLPERYYLDNLGGLGALLLAMRESGLKKLVFSSSAATYGMPDVDSVTEDYPAKPINPYGETKLVGEWMVKNAKVWGLRGVNLRYFNVAGAGFKDLGDSAPLNLIPIAIQALKLGNAPKVFGSDYPTDDGSCVRDYVHVLDLAQAHISAVDYLSLDERPFDTFNVGTGVGASVFEVLKELKIASGTDFKEVVEPRRAGDPPKLVANVDRIREVMGFEATHNLKQIVQSAWDAS; encoded by the coding sequence ATGAAACTTCTTATAACCGGCGGTGCGGGATACATCGGTTCCCACGTGGTTCGCGTTGCCACCCAAATGGGTCACGAATGCGTGGTTGTAGACAACCTGTCCACCGGGGTCGAATCACGCTTGAATTGCAAGCTGATTAATCTCGATTTGGCAACTCCAGATGCCACTACAAGGCTTGTCAAGATAATGAATGAAGAGCGTTTCGACGCCGTGATTCACCTGGCTGCTAGAAAGCAAGTCGGGGAATCGGTTCAGTTGCCAGAGCGCTATTACTTGGATAATCTCGGCGGCCTAGGGGCGCTTTTATTAGCCATGCGTGAGTCTGGCCTCAAGAAACTTGTTTTCTCCTCCTCAGCAGCCACCTACGGCATGCCGGATGTGGACTCCGTTACCGAGGATTACCCCGCCAAACCGATAAACCCATACGGTGAAACCAAGCTGGTTGGCGAATGGATGGTGAAAAATGCCAAGGTTTGGGGTCTGCGCGGAGTGAACCTAAGGTATTTCAATGTCGCCGGAGCGGGCTTTAAGGACCTTGGAGACAGCGCACCGCTGAATCTGATTCCGATCGCCATTCAAGCTCTCAAATTGGGCAATGCGCCCAAAGTCTTCGGTTCTGACTACCCAACCGATGACGGCAGTTGCGTCAGAGACTATGTTCACGTCTTGGATCTTGCCCAAGCTCACATCTCAGCAGTGGACTACCTGAGCCTTGATGAAAGACCTTTTGACACCTTCAATGTTGGAACCGGAGTCGGTGCCTCGGTATTCGAGGTGCTTAAAGAGCTAAAAATTGCCTCGGGAACTGATTTTAAAGAGGTTGTTGAACCGCGCCGGGCTGGAGATCCACCGAAGCTAGTGGCCAATGTAGACCGGATTCGAGAAGTGATGGGATTTGAGGCAACACACAACCTCAAGCAGATTGTGCAGTCGGCCTGGGACGCTAGTTAG
- a CDS encoding WhiB family transcriptional regulator has translation MEQRSQVPTNWFVDVLKLGVAGANSDSGSDPLSWQGDALCSQTDPEAFFPEKGGSTRDAKRICGQCNVKSECLEYALKNDERFGIWGGLSERERRRLRKRA, from the coding sequence ATGGAACAACGAAGTCAGGTGCCGACTAATTGGTTTGTGGATGTCCTCAAGCTTGGGGTTGCGGGGGCAAATTCAGACTCGGGCTCGGATCCACTTTCTTGGCAGGGCGATGCGCTTTGCTCGCAAACCGATCCAGAGGCCTTCTTTCCTGAAAAGGGCGGATCCACAAGGGACGCCAAGCGGATATGTGGTCAGTGCAATGTGAAGTCCGAGTGCCTCGAGTATGCGCTCAAAAATGACGAGCGCTTTGGCATTTGGGGCGGGCTTTCCGAGCGCGAGCGTCGTCGACTGCGCAAGCGCGCCTAG
- a CDS encoding glycosyltransferase family 2 protein, whose product MAALSVAAIVVSHERADYLLETLSQLSKQTHFIEQVVVVETSSDQTSLDVVTKFDYSVITPGDLRLGAAIESGIAALAQKPGWIWVLHEDSAPDENALAQLAKAAEISPSVAVIGPKLLNWENPIEIQQMGLTLTWTGRPFLLVQKEYDQGQHDAAGDTLAVSTAGMLVSLSAWEKLGGLNDKTPVFAQDLEFGGKARAAGFRVIVEARARVRHAGLSMSSGRSRKWLGGTWAQGISKAHIHMATLTFPALSALALYLLMPIIALISIPKHLLSKRPGRILGQLSGWFWAWGTAPKRFAARAEFRKLGSPKPLRSLYATRAQQKRRRAQKLQEEPLGDPRAIRATIFSSNSIWLALIPILASFKIFPVGAIVSDNLAPPGSSALSVFEATGISQLPFLFGVALPSDPFNWYLSLISWIWPSNPSVALAIVIFISPAFSFLGLWLLSSIFISKIWVRNLIALGFSLSPFALGLALEGQIVELTALNSAIWAAFFLIRSSMAINSARSWRWVGLAGLALAVTAVSSPLLFGLLALLIAGLGIRFWRKSAFMIWALLPGIALILPWALVTGKSGWLFFTTSTAAALPMSQDFAYLMIAFLALGAGSLLVARLSIAIPIFGFAILSFAGGWLQPASSGVALMGFSALCLSVATGLLLENLTGRALTSVIAGATLIGSIGSAALLVNASSGFEVKDSRQLPALVVAAAEQSDSVRTLVLSFEKGAVAELVWGDGRSLEERSVLMDFLRPEDQRLQPTIAELTARLVAGNANGVSGLVEAAGINFVLLADAESVELAAVAAGINAIPSFQPAGNTPFGSLWSTGVELSTAKVTEPNNQRNLQLGLIAAFVLLAIPTRASVIGSKKTKRSVS is encoded by the coding sequence GTGGCTGCGCTTTCAGTAGCGGCCATTGTCGTCTCGCACGAACGGGCCGATTACTTATTAGAAACCCTGAGTCAGCTCAGTAAACAGACCCACTTCATAGAGCAGGTGGTCGTTGTTGAGACCAGCTCAGACCAGACTTCCCTGGATGTTGTAACTAAGTTCGATTATTCGGTGATTACACCAGGAGATCTCAGGCTCGGAGCCGCTATTGAGTCGGGTATTGCGGCACTTGCACAAAAGCCCGGCTGGATATGGGTGCTTCACGAAGACTCCGCCCCAGATGAAAATGCTTTAGCGCAACTTGCCAAGGCCGCTGAGATATCGCCCTCGGTAGCGGTCATCGGACCAAAACTTCTGAATTGGGAAAACCCAATTGAAATTCAACAAATGGGCCTCACTCTGACTTGGACCGGCAGGCCTTTTTTGCTAGTGCAAAAAGAATACGACCAGGGTCAACACGATGCGGCTGGCGACACCTTAGCCGTCTCCACGGCCGGAATGCTTGTGTCGCTGTCGGCTTGGGAGAAACTGGGCGGCCTTAATGATAAGACTCCGGTCTTTGCCCAAGATTTAGAATTCGGCGGCAAGGCGCGGGCTGCTGGTTTTCGGGTAATTGTCGAGGCCCGCGCTCGAGTTCGCCACGCGGGCCTCTCAATGAGCTCTGGGCGCTCCAGGAAGTGGCTGGGGGGTACTTGGGCTCAGGGCATCTCCAAGGCTCACATCCACATGGCCACTTTGACATTCCCCGCTCTTTCAGCATTAGCGCTTTACCTTCTAATGCCCATCATCGCTTTGATCTCAATACCTAAACACCTTCTTTCAAAGCGTCCTGGAAGAATTCTTGGCCAACTCTCGGGCTGGTTTTGGGCCTGGGGGACAGCGCCCAAGCGCTTTGCGGCAAGAGCCGAGTTTCGCAAACTGGGAAGCCCCAAGCCACTGCGCTCTTTATACGCCACGCGAGCCCAGCAAAAAAGGCGAAGAGCCCAAAAGCTTCAAGAAGAGCCTCTGGGAGATCCAAGGGCAATCCGAGCCACTATTTTTTCTAGCAACTCAATCTGGCTTGCGCTGATCCCAATACTGGCAAGCTTCAAGATATTTCCAGTCGGCGCAATTGTGAGCGACAACTTGGCACCGCCTGGCTCGAGCGCCCTGTCGGTATTTGAAGCAACGGGGATAAGCCAGCTGCCCTTCCTTTTTGGAGTCGCGCTGCCAAGCGATCCGTTTAATTGGTACTTGTCCCTAATTTCTTGGATTTGGCCCAGCAATCCGTCTGTGGCATTGGCAATTGTCATTTTTATTTCCCCGGCTTTTAGCTTCCTGGGCCTCTGGCTCCTCTCGAGCATCTTTATTTCTAAAATCTGGGTCAGAAACCTGATTGCGCTTGGTTTTAGCCTGAGTCCATTTGCTCTCGGCTTGGCGCTGGAAGGGCAGATTGTTGAATTGACAGCCTTGAATTCAGCGATTTGGGCCGCGTTCTTCTTGATCCGTAGTTCGATGGCCATTAATTCAGCCAGAAGTTGGCGCTGGGTGGGGCTAGCAGGTTTGGCACTGGCCGTCACCGCAGTTTCTTCACCGCTACTATTTGGTCTGCTGGCCTTATTGATAGCTGGCCTGGGGATCCGGTTCTGGCGGAAATCCGCATTTATGATTTGGGCATTACTGCCGGGGATCGCCCTAATTTTGCCATGGGCTTTGGTGACAGGTAAAAGTGGTTGGCTATTTTTCACAACCAGCACGGCCGCCGCTTTACCAATGAGTCAAGACTTTGCATACCTGATGATTGCCTTTTTAGCACTTGGTGCTGGCTCACTTTTGGTTGCCAGGCTCAGTATTGCAATTCCTATTTTTGGTTTTGCAATACTGAGTTTTGCTGGGGGTTGGCTCCAGCCAGCGTCATCCGGAGTGGCCCTTATGGGGTTCTCGGCACTTTGTCTAAGCGTGGCTACCGGCCTCTTATTGGAGAACCTAACTGGCAGAGCTCTGACAAGCGTTATTGCCGGCGCCACACTGATTGGAAGTATCGGCTCGGCAGCTCTTTTGGTGAATGCCAGCTCCGGCTTTGAGGTAAAGGATTCGAGGCAGCTGCCGGCACTTGTGGTAGCTGCCGCCGAGCAATCTGATTCGGTTCGAACTTTGGTGCTGAGTTTCGAAAAAGGCGCAGTGGCCGAGCTGGTCTGGGGGGATGGTCGCTCTCTTGAAGAGCGCAGCGTGCTGATGGATTTTCTAAGGCCAGAGGATCAAAGACTGCAACCCACCATCGCCGAGCTCACGGCGAGGCTGGTTGCGGGCAATGCCAATGGTGTTAGTGGGTTAGTCGAGGCCGCCGGCATTAATTTTGTGTTATTGGCAGATGCGGAATCAGTCGAACTTGCGGCGGTCGCGGCGGGTATCAATGCCATTCCAAGTTTTCAGCCGGCTGGCAACACACCCTTCGGGTCACTTTGGAGCACCGGGGTCGAATTGAGCACCGCCAAAGTTACTGAACCCAACAATCAAAGAAATCTCCAGCTCGGTCTAATTGCGGCTTTTGTGTTATTGGCCATCCCAACCAGGGCATCTGTGATCGGATCCAAAAAAACTAAGAGGAGCGTTTCGTGA
- a CDS encoding DUF5719 family protein — translation MKLAMRILLVLVFPALMVTTWLFVPQFLEGVQVEKSETSSELVSVEPLPLKIYCPGPLVEVGGEQGTELGSLELIGKAQIFRHSSNADLLQSLEAEVINGGSIESAGFEQSTGLLAANQVQSISRARAIGLAATNCPQPQSSGWFVTGVSGSGNESVLLLANPNQTEAQVNLEFQLPERVLEHRVTLAANESAVLSLAAFSDAAPNYAIRYYTDGPKVSLALQNRSARGLTATGIELQSPLAELSSKYVITGLSTYAVGFESPTLIIANPAAAELRVLVTAVGEGVAGLETTVVVPGGAVVSTSLNLPQGSFTLFLDSSTEFLAAVRNTALEPVLDFAWATPAQKFSGLLVLPVPSFESRLFLANDQGQVVSVTVESVSGGNSEYQTVAVPANSGVSLKVSAETIRLQSGGDFYAALELLDTVGYAIIEPRENRNLGAELIIEVR, via the coding sequence GTGAAGCTCGCGATGAGAATTTTACTAGTTCTGGTCTTCCCAGCCCTGATGGTCACAACCTGGTTATTTGTGCCGCAGTTTTTGGAGGGTGTCCAAGTTGAGAAGTCCGAGACGAGCTCCGAGTTAGTCTCGGTAGAGCCGCTCCCGCTAAAAATATATTGCCCGGGTCCCTTGGTTGAAGTCGGCGGGGAGCAGGGCACCGAGCTTGGGAGCCTAGAGCTAATTGGTAAGGCTCAAATTTTTAGACATAGCTCCAATGCTGACTTACTTCAGAGCCTCGAGGCTGAGGTCATAAATGGCGGCAGTATTGAGTCCGCTGGCTTCGAGCAATCCACCGGGCTATTAGCTGCCAATCAGGTTCAGTCAATTTCAAGAGCTCGAGCCATCGGTCTGGCTGCCACGAATTGCCCCCAGCCCCAAAGCTCTGGTTGGTTTGTCACCGGGGTGTCTGGTTCTGGCAATGAGTCGGTTCTACTTTTAGCAAATCCAAATCAAACTGAGGCTCAAGTGAATTTGGAGTTCCAGCTTCCAGAGCGAGTTTTGGAGCATCGAGTGACTCTAGCGGCCAATGAAAGTGCCGTGCTGTCTTTGGCAGCTTTTAGCGACGCTGCTCCTAATTACGCCATCAGGTATTACACCGATGGCCCGAAGGTTTCTCTGGCGCTTCAAAATCGCTCGGCTCGGGGTCTCACGGCCACAGGCATCGAACTTCAATCGCCACTGGCAGAGCTATCCAGCAAATATGTCATCACCGGTCTTTCCACCTATGCGGTTGGCTTTGAATCGCCAACACTAATAATTGCTAATCCAGCAGCTGCCGAGCTCAGGGTGTTGGTAACTGCGGTTGGCGAGGGCGTGGCTGGATTGGAGACCACAGTTGTGGTTCCCGGCGGTGCAGTTGTCAGCACATCCTTGAACCTGCCACAGGGATCCTTCACGCTGTTCTTGGATTCCAGTACTGAGTTCTTGGCCGCGGTTAGAAACACCGCTTTGGAGCCGGTGCTGGACTTTGCTTGGGCGACCCCGGCGCAAAAGTTCAGTGGGCTTTTGGTGTTGCCGGTGCCAAGTTTTGAAAGCAGGCTGTTCTTAGCCAACGATCAGGGTCAGGTCGTCTCAGTCACAGTCGAATCGGTATCGGGGGGAAATTCTGAGTATCAAACGGTGGCCGTGCCGGCTAATTCGGGTGTGAGTTTAAAGGTTTCCGCCGAGACCATCCGGCTCCAGTCAGGAGGAGACTTCTATGCCGCCCTGGAGCTTTTGGACACCGTTGGTTACGCAATCATCGAGCCTAGGGAGAATAGAAATCTAGGTGCGGAGCTAATCATCGAGGTTCGCTAG